ATTAAGGGGATAGTTACACAAGTACTATAAACTGCATATAGTGATTTTACACTCGATCAGCTGCtaataatgaatttttttacagatagCTCCAGAGGAATTTTCTCTTGAAGATGTGAGGCATTTACAAAAGCTAATCAGAGATCTCCATGCAGAAAACATCCAAAAAACACTGTCATACATTAAACTGGAACAGGCCTTTTACTCCATGAAAGGTCTATAGGTTTTATCGTtaagctttttttctcttttaatcttCAACAAAATTATGTCTTATTTTCTCCGAAGATGAGGTTGCAGATTTAAAACGGGGAGCTAAAATGAAGCAAACGAAAGAAACTGGAGAGAGATCAAAACACCCGTCTGATGAGTCGGAAAATAAAGATCCTGCAAAGGCAAGTTTTATTATAAGCTTAAAGGATCAAACAGAAAGAGCCTATCAAAATGTCATTCACTTGTTTTAGGAATTATCCAAGATTAAGGAAAAATGTAATGCAGTGCAGAGCGAAGAAGCTAACGTCCCGGGGCTGGTCGGTGATGAAAGGTATTTCAATATGCAACAAATTCTAGTCGAAATGTAGTTACTTATcttcttttattgttatttagatTTCAGTATTTCCATGCTATTGTCAGCGATAGTAATATTATTTTGacagaaaacaagaaactCTTAGATACCATGATGAACAAGGTTCAGGTTTTAGAATTAGAACTTGCCGCGTGGATGGAACGTAGCAAGGAGTATGAAAGGAAACTCCAAATTAAGTAAGTTCTTTTAATCTGGTGTTCTGTTTTAAACTGCAATTTTcttggaaattaaaaatttttgttttcccacgTTGACGAACAGATCTTCGTTGGATAACGGAATTCAAACTGACGATGTGGACATTCAGCAACGGTCCTCTATCCCAAATAATAGACACTTAGGAAGAAGTATTGATTCTGAAGAGGATACAGCCACACAGAGGGAACGCCAGAACACTCGAAATATAAGTTCTTTCGTTTACAAATATCTAGTTCCTAAGGTgggtttaaaaatattatgagAATTTAAATATCATTAGGAAGACTAttgatatttaaattaattaataggCGAATTCTTGCTTTTCTTGTCTGAAAACTGCCCTGTGTCGTTGTCCACCAGCTCCACCTCAGTCCGGCAACACTGAAAGACAAATGGTCTCCATTCGTAAATGTGAAATTTAGTTAGATGTATtgtatttattgaatttttaaaatttattcttcGGTATTGTAAATCAACTTTGagatcattttttgaaaattatatgGTGGAGGGTTTTTTTGTACAGAAAGTAGGCTTTTGCGGGTATAAACATTTTGTGATAATCGCAGCCCAAAGATCTTAAACTGGTTTGATTGTTTGAAGGCCCGCATAATTCACTTGACTAAACACTTGTTTATTTATCACATGCGGTACTTTTGAAAGTAAGTGTAAAAGGGAAAGTTTCGAATTTTCGACGATTTTGACTAATTTTTCTAACCTAATGtttaggaaaagaaaaatgcgttCTGAAAGCCTTCCATAACATGGATTGCTAACTCCACTCCACTCAATACTTAAATACCACAGAACTGCTTGTAGGTTTACACACATGTGCATGTACCTAAGTAGCCAGGTGAACAAGTTGTTCACCGTGAGTTTCATCTTTATTAAATTGGCCCATTTTTTGCTTCCGCTTTCTAAACGTATCCTTTTTGGGAACCGGCTCCAACGGTATGTGGGTATTGGTTGTGAAAGTTGGATATAAAAGTCGAGCctggttattttgttttagtcTTTAAACAGTTCAACGGATTGCTTCGAGCAGCGTCAAAATGATAATTCTTCTTTTGGTAGGCTTTTTgtaatttacttttatttttcaattgaatagctatctgttattttttttttaaataccaacattgttattttttgcGCAGATTTTGTCCTTAGTGGCAACCATTGTTATCAGCACTCCAATACCGCAGAAGGATATAACATTATTCCCCGAAACTACTGTCGAGGTCTTGAAACAAATCTACAGAGTAAATGGCGACGGTTCTTATAGTTTTGGCTTTAAAGCGTCGGATGGAACTTTTCTAGTCGAGCGTAAGGATGCTGATGGATATGTAACAGGGGAGTTTGGATATACCAAACAACAGTTACAAATCTCAGGTAATTTTCTCTTTAAGCTGGTAGCGTTAATTTAATCTTGCTATTGTACCTTTCATATTTTAAACAGAATATCTTTATAACTTCGATGTTGCTAGAAAATTGCTTGGTTTTCCTTTTCCAGCTATTGGtacgatctttttttttatctaacttctgttccttttttaacatatttgtattcttagtttaGATGGAAATGCATACAGCAATGCAAACACTAGTTCCGTTTTAAAGGTGCTTGATGATAGCGACGCTGATGTGCCGATTGAAGTGCATGATGCAACTGAACTTCAAATTGCCCTTCTGACCGAtgtcgaaaaaaataaaactctaccaccaccaccagatcgaccgaaatttttcaaatatggAGAAGCTATCTTTCGTTCACCGTCGAACATTTCAGAATCTGTAATGTGGCCGAATCCTAGCAAAATAGATCAATTCATGCGGGATCTTAAATCGTTTAAGTTGTATCCGTCCTAGGGCATAATTACTCGTCGAAGCATTTATTAATGGCCTTgacttatttgttatttaaaaattacaccaAAACTTTTATTGTAGGTCTTGAGATATCGTAAATCCCCTCTTTCAAATCTTGACGCGAAcatgtttatttttgaatctccTACTAGCTGCACTCATCGTTTGGTTTTATCCATTTATTTCTGTATTTATCGGTTACATGATTTGTTTTgtcgatttttaaattttttcatgcATTATTCATTTATTGATATTAATCACACAATAACACGTATTTTCCAACGATATTTTCAAAAGGCTGTATTTTATTCTGGGATTCTCCCTTTTATTTGgtcaggggtatggagagataCTCCCCATAGCCCTGATTTGGTTGATAttcatttataaattttcatttcaataattTGAACAAACGAAACTTTTTAGTGTATGAATATGGTATGAACATGTAACAAATCCGCTGGCCTTTGTCCATGACAGAAGAGTGACTTGCACGaccaacgttctgctccatccttatcttcgcgaagctcatctagcttcactgtGACTTAGGCTGCTACACAACTTACAGTTTTCTTACTTTACTGACGAGTTGGACCACTTTCGTCCGCTGTGATACACCTGTAGTCCCTCACccatgcccaggtacccgtgGCTTTATTTTATCAGTctttgatcattttcagctgtcaaattagtcagtttcagttactttgtaCATCTCTGTAAAAATGTATCGGCAGTTATTGCTTGGTAACTTTTTGGTGATGACAGACGAaaactattccaccaacaaagctcacttgttaatttttcaataattgcttttttttatctactaAATGTATTTTACGGAGATTGACGAATATTTCCGTCCGACTCTAGACGTCCTCGTCCGTGGATGCCAAGTGTTGTCACTAGGTGGcgaaatatttcagtgtgtttagggattgaaCTATTCAGCCCTAGTGTGTTGGTATTAGGGGAGGGGAGGGGGCATTAAATCAAAGTTTTGAGACGACACCCATCTCCTGATCTTCTGATCTGAACTGACTCTGAGTGATCTCCGTATTAAGTTTCTATCGAGACGCTGTCGAAAATGGTCACGTTAGCCATTGCGTGGTACTTTCTTTCGTGATATATTCTTCATGAACAAAGGTAATTCCTGCTTTCATTCTTAATGTTAACTTTTTTGGATTAATTTATTGGTCACATGGCCTTAAATTTATATTTGCCAATTCCATGTGGGCTGTGGCCATGGCTGTTGTACGCTTGTTGcccaaaatgtcgtctcttgctgcATGTTGCACGTTTCGTCGCATGTGGAAGTACTTTAGAATACAAGTAATAATATTGAGTAActcaataattataagactttttattaaaattctgTGATTTAATTTCTGAtagaaatcgagaattttttgTTACGAATTATACATAGGTCATCCAAActtacaaatcatttgccaataTTTTCTGTGAtagttttgtgaattttttcaattgaggGATGAACTTGAATTGAGCTTGGGAAGACGTGCACAGTTAAtcataattttaaaagttcatgttattaatctaatttattttgtgaCAGGCTAGTGTAATTGCCTAATGTGCAGTGCCAAGTCAACATGATGCCTCTGTGATCATGCCATTTGATGAGTTCTCTATCATGTTGCAAGATGAAAATGTGAAGAAAAGGGAAGGAAATCTGAAATGGTAACTTCTATCTACTTGTAATAAGACAACTTGCTTTAAGTTTAGTCTGTGTTTGTGTTCTTTGCTTAGAATTATTTGAGTTGGGCTTACAATTCTTGAATTAGAACTAAAAGGAGATATTTTGAAAACTGCCAACTGCTTAGAATGAGATCctgtgtgatttttttttcatcagctTGTGAAAAGTTGTAATTttttacaatattttttcttaagtgaatttttaagtatttgtttgaaaataatcttggtttttttatgttcttttgttttgtaggAATTCTTGTGGTGTTGGagctgttggtggtggtgatgtctggtgtgcattggtgTGGCAGTCGTTTTTCGATTGAAAGATGTGCTCAAATGGTTCTTCTGCAGACTTGGAAAGTTAACATCAGACTTCATTTTACCATGCTGGTGTCCATGCAGTGTTGAACTATTGTGCAAAATAGTTGGTGTTTCCTGAAGACTTTCTGGAATTTTGTTGGTGTTTTCTCTTGCCTATTAAGGTAATGCTGTATGAAcagcatttattttatttattgacttACAACTAAATCCGTTCTCGTATCAGTTCAATCTTACGCCGTCGTTTCAGACTTGATAGGTGAAGTCGAAAAGAAATTACTGAAattctttattaaattttaaccAATTTCTTTTCGCAAAAATTTGGCGATgtaattttatcccttttttttttgtttagaaaaataaaaaataaaaattattttatttattttaaacataaaaattaaaattataactaccaaataaacaaatttaaattataacTACCAACTAGTGGGTACTTTCCCAACCCCTACATGTactattaaatattttgttgatgttttttgatattttgttgATTGCATTAATGCGTTGTAATATTTTGTTGATGCAGAAAGCTAGAATTTTTTTAGCAACTGATTCACACCTGTCATAGGACAAGGTGCCTCAATCGTATACTGCACATGTGCACAAGTAAAAACGCCAAAGCCGACAGATGAAACGATTTCAAAACAGCAACATAGGAATTTGATGgtagagcaaaaaaaaaaaaaaaaacacagaacagagaaaaatttcaatgtcaaTAACCTGGATATCTCTAGCAGCTTCAGGCTGCTTCATGTTACTTCGGGATACTAAAACTGAACAACGGATAACACTGCAACAACCCGCTGCATACAATAATTTACTTAATTGTCTTCACACCTTTCACTATCTGGCTGCAACAAGTAACCAACAGCAGACCTATcaaagataataaaaaaaattaccgtcaGGGAAAGACATTGTGACCACAGTTACACAAAACTTCATGGCAAAAGAATACAAAGAGTAAGACAAAACTAAGCAATCCAACAGATCTTTgtgatatttcaaatttcactaAAGGAAGTTAGAATTGGCCAGGTGTTCAAATTGCAAATTGATCTCTAGTCAATCTGATAGAAAATCTGATGTCTAGTCAAAGTACTTTAGTAAGAAATTGgataaaataattacttttacttttgcaTGGGACGAGACGTACGACTGGGTACAGGCAGCAAGACACACGAGACACAACATTTCGGCAAAATGAACAGGCACTCAAGTCCGAAGTGGCATTGAAATCATCTGTTAATTTACACATTGAAATTGAAGATTAAATATTTATAACCCTaagaaattaacaaaacaCACCGCTTTGCACATGCGTAACGTCACGACCGGCATCCCACTTCGGCTGCGTCAAGGAACAAAATGGCCAAATTTCCCCCTGAAGATACTCGCGCCACCTAGCGACAGCCAATTGAATTGCTTACTTGCAGACAGCACGCAGGCGCAGCAGCTAAATTTGAATTCGTCACGCCTTTCAATCAGCTGGCACGAAATGAATCAAGTGGGGATGGACACTAGATAGATTACTCCAGCAGCTTTCCCTATGACACAACACACAAATTCTTTAGTTAGCAATTTCGGATCGTTCTCCTTAACTAATTTAACATTAAAAATCTATAATACTAACAGCAAGTATGGAGGGTCAAGACAAATAATACAACTTACAATTTTGTGAGGAAACTGGGAAAAGAATCAGTCTTTGAGTTAGAGTTTGGCATCAAACGGTTAGTGATGTTGAatctaaaggaaatatttcaataaacatTCCAACATTAATGCAATAAACTAAAGTTAATTGCTTCTACTGCTTGAGTAAAACATTCAGAAAAATACAACACATGTTGCTATGTACCCTACATCTTTTCATGTGAATTCTTCGAGTTGCTGCAATAAACCTGATGATTATTACCCATGGCCTTGATTTATGTGGGTATCCGATTATGTTCCCATAGCTTTCTctatgaaagaaaacaaaatttgtatgGCATTAAATAAGAGttcaaaaattgaacaaaGGAAGAATAATACTTGTCTTTACTTGTAGAAACATGTTGGGAATAACAATGTGTGTCCACACTCTGGGGTTAGTGACCTACCAACATCAATACTACTCCAGATAATTACGATGAATATTAACAATAATCACAGAAATATGAAACATTCAGTAAATATAAGAAATTGTAAGTTTCAAACTAGAATTACCAATTGATTCAGCTGACTGGTAATGTATACGCCGTATTACCCAACGATGAATTTGGAAGACATTATCAGTCAGTGGCACAGAAATAAATGGCGGAAGGCGGACATGTTCTAAAACATTCGCTCGCACCACCTGGCGGCTGGAGGACATAAGCTGAAGCTACCCTGCGTTAGCAGGGTACGCGGTTTTtcccatttaaatttaaataatcaaaatagcaCGTGACCTAATAAAagttaggaaaataaaaaatttattttattaaatctACAAACAACCTTTTCATTAAGGTttagttaaaaattttaaatacctAGCGACAGTGTGCTGCAAGGCTGCAATGTTCAGCATCAGCTGCAATTGGTCTCTGAATTTCGAATTCACTGTAAGTCGACACCCACAATAAAACTGCGTCATCGCTTgtcaaaaaacattcaatagATCGGATTGTAATCTAATAATTGAATGCCAATTGATGTTTAAACAACAATACGTTGAGTCGGCAGCATCACAGCCTGCTTGGCTTTTGGCTGTGTGGATTAATTGACACTCCAAGACAGCCATTTTGAATTATGCGGATTTGCGGAAAGATGTGGATCAAATGAACAGTGGTTTTTACTGCCGTCTTTAGATGGCGCTGCTAGCTCCTATTAGTTCAAAAAATAGCTTCTTCATGAAATAGCCATGAAGTACAGATGCAAATGCTTCATGAAATAGGCATTGGCTAGCTTAGTTAAGTAAAGTACTATTATAACGAAAATAAGGGTCATTTAGCAATAGCATTCAGCATTACAACTACACcccattttccatttcttttgcgTTCACTTCGGCAGCTTTTTACGTTTATTGTGGGAATATCGGTTACGAAACCGAATGTTGGTTTTCGAATGCCAAGGTAAATTCAATATATAGGATATACATCCTATATACATCGATTTCACCGGTGAAACTACATGTCTTAAGGCCTtcataaaattgaaatgaaatgtatCTGTTAGCTCTACTACCGGACGGAATAATACAGGTATGCGGAACATtctctttcaagttttatgccATATTgaaaatcaggaaaaaaaacaaatgcctCCCAACCGCCGTAATAATACTTTCAATTCATATACTAAAAAAGAGCTTTTGTTTTCTGGATCCGATTTACATAACTGGCTTCCGATGGATtggaaaatattgaatttcaTGATAAAAACCCAGGGGCCAACCGCAGGacaaagagaaatcaaaacgaGAACGGAAGTGAAACTAAAACTATTTGCCCTTGGagccaacccaaaaaaaaagtgacgaATTCGAGTGATTGCGGTAAATGGCGTCGAATTGTCGTTATGCCATTTCACCatttaaaaacacacacacacacacgtacggtctctttttttcttaaaacacCTGGATTTCAAACACCCCAAACCCGACGACAAAGTCGTCAAGAAAGCGAGAGTGTGTGTACCACTTTTAGTGTTTTATG
The sequence above is drawn from the Daphnia pulicaria isolate SC F1-1A chromosome 1, SC_F0-13Bv2, whole genome shotgun sequence genome and encodes:
- the LOC124348397 gene encoding uncharacterized protein LOC124348397; protein product: MEKVQIDQLLSTQIPRIYENNTDILLEDEALPGQQPPAYQCYKSVSVPAWNAYALGFQLNTPTSEDSYPFGANKENLSTIKGIVTQIAPEEFSLEDVRHLQKLIRDLHAENIQKTLSYIKLEQAFYSMKDEVADLKRGAKMKQTKETGERSKHPSDESENKDPAKELSKIKEKCNAVQSEEANVPGLVGDERFQYFHAIVSDSNIILTENKKLLDTMMNKVQVLELELAAWMERSKEYERKLQIKSSLDNGIQTDDVDIQQRSSIPNNRHLGRSIDSEEDTATQRERQNTRNISSFVYKYLVPKANSCFSCLKTALCRCPPAPPQSGNTERQMVSIRKCEI
- the LOC124349291 gene encoding uncharacterized protein LOC124349291 isoform X1 translates to MIILLLILSLVATIVISTPIPQKDITLFPETTVEVLKQIYRVNGDGSYSFGFKASDGTFLVERKDADGYVTGEFGYTKQQLQISEYLYNFDVARKLLGFPFPAIDGNAYSNANTSSVLKVLDDSDADVPIEVHDATELQIALLTDVEKNKTLPPPPDRPKFFKYGEAIFRSPSNISESVMWPNPSKIDQFMRDLKSFKLYPS
- the LOC124349291 gene encoding uncharacterized protein LOC124349291 isoform X2 — translated: MIILLLILSLVATIVISTPIPQKDITLFPETTVEVLKQIYRVNGDGSYSFGFKASDGTFLVERKDADGYVTGEFGYTKQQLQISEYLYNFDVARKLLGFPFPAIV